A region from the Cydia amplana chromosome 7, ilCydAmpl1.1, whole genome shotgun sequence genome encodes:
- the LOC134649716 gene encoding uncharacterized protein LOC134649716, which produces MPKRKRDEAEEDKWRRRIKKYQAKLKEKQNVHRVVYSDDEHDIIEDHEEYERDTCYEPAGSAAQYDEYIYDDAIEDKLETESAILAAPASHVVQCTAEVHAEAENSAPSNADVQKDLVPAETNTNDEITVVTEDFDPDLLRALGEFEPDTVEWGDNIHEDIAKHFQHILLNGLKKEAKEELHKKYLFPKNVPFSKAPTLNPEIAAMLTEASRNRDNRILAKQQQIGKALSGLGKAMNSLLKKEPNIAEAIRTLSDVGKLVADAHFAETETRRSVVIPLVDKSLIDPFKDRKRDSFLFGEKLGDLVKSSRGIKKTGQLIQAAPTASASSSGLNWRPPPSRPRLQRGGQLPYPGRGGGLRGYSYYQPRRRAPPAHNTAFRRQTQHPPPAPPPPRRQAAQAARPSANQPQT; this is translated from the exons ATGCCTAAGCGTAAAAGGGACGAGGCGGAAGAGGACAAATGGCGcagaagaataaaaaaataccaggCAAAGTTAAAAGAAAAACAGAACGTTCACCGTGTTGTTTACTCGGACGATGAACATGATATAATTGAAG ATCATGAAGAATACGAACGAGACACGTGTTATGAGCCTGCAGGTTCCGCTGCGCAATATGACGAGTACATTTACGATGATGCAATTGAAG ATAAATTGGAAACGGAATCTGCTATATTAGCTGCCCCTGCTAGTCACGTGGTCCAATGTACCGCAGAAGTTCATGCCGAAGCAGAAAATTCGGCGCCTAGCAATGCAGACGTGCAAAAGGATTTAGTTCCTGCCGAAACAAATACCAATGACGAGATCACCGTTGTCACCGAGGATTTTGATCCCGATTTATTACGAGCCTTAGGCGAGTTTGAGCCAGACACTGTTGAGTGGGGCGACAACATTCACGAAGATATTGCTAAACATTTTCAGCACATCCTTTTGAATGGGCTAAAAAAAGAAGCAAAGGAAGAAttgcataaaaaatacttatttccaAAAAACGTACCTTTTTCAAAAGCCCCAACTCTGAATCCGGAAATAGCCGCCATGCTGACCGAGGCATCTAGAAATAGAGATAATAGGATTCTTGCCAAACAACAGCAGATTGGAAAAGCCCTTTCAGGTCTAGGCAAGGCTATGAACTCCCTTTTGAAAAAGGAGCCTAATATAGCTGAAGCTATACGTACGCTAAGCGACGTCGGAAAATTAGTTGCCGACGCTCACTTCGCCGAAACTGAAACTCGTCGGTCTGTCGTAATTCCACTGGTTGACAAATCGCTCATTGACCCTTTCAAAGATAGGAAAAGGGATAGCTTTTTATTTGGCGAAAAGCTTGGCGATTTAGTTAAAAGCTCCCGCGGCATCAAGAAAACTGGGCAGTTGATTCAAGCAGCACCCACAGCATCTGCTTCAAGTTCCGGTTTAAACTGGAGGCCCCCACCGTCACGCCCACGCCTACAGCGAGGCGGCCAGCTGCCGTATCCCGGCCGCGGCGGTGGGCTCCGAGGATACTCGTACTACCAGCCCAGGCGCCGAGCGCCCCCAGCCCACAACACGGCATTCCGGCGACAGACGCAGCATCCGCCGCCGGCGCCTCCGCCACCGAGGCGACAAGCGGCGCAGGCAGCGCGCCCGTCAGCCAACCAGCCACAAACATAG